The following DNA comes from Longimicrobium sp..
CGGATGATCGCCCGGCTCTGCTGGGGCACGTGAGACGGGCGGCGTGAGCGGGCGCGGAACGGCGGGGCGCGCCCTGTGGCGCCGCGCGCGCGGGAGCGCGCTGGTGCACAACACGGTCGCGCTCTACTTCGTGCAGTTCGCCGGCTACCTCCTGCCGCTGGCGACGGTGCCCTACCTCACGCGGGTGCTGCGCCCCGGCGCCTGGGGGGTGCTGGTGTTCAGCCAGGCGTTCGCCGCGTGGCTGGCGATCGTGCTGCACTACGGCTTCGCCTTCTCCGCCACGCGCATGGTGGCCCGCGGCCGCGGCGACGCGCGGGAGGTGGCGCGCATCGTGAGCGCCGTGCAGGGCGCCAAGCTCCTCCTGCTGACGGGGGTGGCGGCGGCCTCGGCGCTCGCCTTCGTGCTGGTGCCGCTCTTCCGCCGCGAGCCGCGCTACCTGGTGTGGGGGCTGGCGGCGGCGGTGCTGCAGGGCTTCCTCCCCATGTGGTACTTCCAGGGGGTGGAGCGGATGCGAGGGATCGCGGCGCTGGACGTGCTGACCCGCCTGGGGGCCGCGGCCGGCGTGTTCGTGCTGGTGCGGACGCCGCAGGACGGCTGGCGCGTGCTGGCGCTGCAGGCGGGGGCGGCGCTCCTTTCCGCCGCCGCCGCCACGGCGTGGATGTACCGCGAGGTTCCCTTTCGCGCCGGGAGCCCGCGCGAGTGGACCGCGGCGCTGCGCGACGGGTGGCCCCTCTTCGTGTTCTGCGGGGCGGCCAGCGCGTACACCACCGCCAACTCCTTTACCCTCGGGCTCTTCGCCGGGCCGCACGCGGCGGGCTTCTACGGCTCGGCCGAGAAGCTGGTGCGCGCCGCCAGCAACCTGCTGCTGCCGGTGTCGCAGGCGCTCTACCCGCGCATCAACCACCTGGTGGTGCACGACCGCCCGGCCGCCGCCGCGCTCGTCCGCCGCAGCCTGGGCCCCATCGTGGGGCTGGGGGTGGCCGCCGGGGCGTCCATCGCGCTGGCGGCGCCGCTGCTGACGCGCGTGCTGTTCGGCCCGGGGTACGAGCCGGTCACCGGGGTGCTGCGCATTCTGGCGTTCCTGCCGCCGATCCTGGCGCTGGGCACGGTGCTGGGGCTCAACTGGATCCTGCCGCTGGGACGTGACCGTGCGTACGTGCGGTTCGTCCTTGCGGCGGGAGCGGCCAACCTGCTGCTGGCCGCCCTGCTGGCGCCCCGCTACGGCGCCGCCGGCATGGCCGTGGCCGCGGTGCTGGCCGAGGCGGTGGTGGAGGCGGGGCTCTGCTGGCTGGTGCTGCGCCCCTCCAGCGGCGAGCTGGGGCTGCGCGGCTGAAGGCGTTGCGGGGCCCCGCTTTCGTTGACTGGCACCGGGGGCCGGCATACATTCCGCGCTCCGCGAGCCCCGCCGCCGCACCCCTCGAGCGCGCGGGCGACGCCGGCCGCGCCAGCACGCGGCGGACGGCGTTTCGCGGCGGGAGCCGGGCGGCACCCCTTACGCAGGACCA
Coding sequences within:
- a CDS encoding oligosaccharide flippase family protein, whose translation is MSGRGTAGRALWRRARGSALVHNTVALYFVQFAGYLLPLATVPYLTRVLRPGAWGVLVFSQAFAAWLAIVLHYGFAFSATRMVARGRGDAREVARIVSAVQGAKLLLLTGVAAASALAFVLVPLFRREPRYLVWGLAAAVLQGFLPMWYFQGVERMRGIAALDVLTRLGAAAGVFVLVRTPQDGWRVLALQAGAALLSAAAATAWMYREVPFRAGSPREWTAALRDGWPLFVFCGAASAYTTANSFTLGLFAGPHAAGFYGSAEKLVRAASNLLLPVSQALYPRINHLVVHDRPAAAALVRRSLGPIVGLGVAAGASIALAAPLLTRVLFGPGYEPVTGVLRILAFLPPILALGTVLGLNWILPLGRDRAYVRFVLAAGAANLLLAALLAPRYGAAGMAVAAVLAEAVVEAGLCWLVLRPSSGELGLRG